Proteins encoded within one genomic window of Humulus lupulus chromosome 1, drHumLupu1.1, whole genome shotgun sequence:
- the LOC133782154 gene encoding phospholipase A1-IIdelta-like produces MENSTAVTAPRTAAKSIVSPTWEELLGSTNWEGLVEPGLEDNLRKFILQCGDLCQATYDCFNSNSISPQCGNSRHGKDTFFHDVMLENASRYQVVSFLYATSGSRSFFKHYFHLNDGLDSWDRVSNWMGYVAVTTDEFSKANGRREIYVAWRGTITSSEWWSNIAGVVVPPVSAEPLFFDPTSTKVKPLFFWEAEPKIHEGWLSIYDSDNSTSDYVKTSARYQLITTIRNLREKYKNEKLSIVVTGHSLGGALATVSAFDLVQNNVAGDDVLVSAFVFACPQVGNPVLKTRMEKHSNLKIFHVKNVHDIVPRVVGSLLWFYVPLVTTELEVDTKKSPHLKGCSISDAHNLQATLHAVAGWNGRDSQFELKVKRSLALVNKSCGLLREESRVPECWRVEKNKGMVFNDKTGEWVLDPPPSPNKMLFNKLSIN; encoded by the coding sequence ATGGAGAATAGTACTGCAGTCACGGCCCCCAGAACTGCAGCCAAGAGCATCGTCTCACCAACATGGGAAGAACTCCTCGGCAGCACGAACTGGGAGGGGCTTGTGGAGCCGGGGCTTGAGGACAACCTACGCAAGTTCATCCTCCAGTGCGGCGACTTATGCCAAGCCACCTACGACTGCTTCAACTCCAACTCCATCTCTCCACAGTGCGGCAATAGTCGCCACGGCAAGGATACCTTCTTCCACGACGTCATGCTGGAAAACGCCTCACGTTACCAAGTCGTTTCATTCCTCTACGCAACATCCGGCAGCCGATCCTTTTTCAAACATTATTTCCACCTCAATGACGGCCTTGATAGTTGGGACAGAGTGTCGAACTGGATGGGCTATGTGGCTGTCACCACCGACGAGTTTAGCAAAGCCAATGGCCGCCGAGAGATCTACGTGGCCTGGCGTGGAACCATAACGAGTAGCGAATGGTGGAGCAATATAGCCGGAGTAGTAGTACCTCCTGTGTCTGCGGAGCCATTGTTCTTTGATCCAACGTCAACCAAAGTAAAGCCTCTCTTTTTTTGGGAAGCTGAGCCCAAAATCCACGAGGGTTGGCTCTCGATTTACGACTCAGATAATAGCACCTCCGACTACGTGAAGACGAGTGCGAGATATCAACTCATTACTACGATCAGAAACCTGAGAGAAAAATACAAAAACGAAAAGCTTAGCATAGTGGTGACGGGACACAGTCTTGGTGGTGCTCTGGCGACTGTGAGCGCCTTTGATCTAGTCCAGAACAACGTAGCCGGTGATGATGTCCTTGTCTCGGCTTTTGTCTTTGCATGTCCTCAAGTGGGCAACCCAGTGCTGAAGACCAGAATGGAAAAACACTCGAACCTCAAGATTTTTCATGTGAAGAACGTCCACGATATCGTGCCGAGAGTTGTTGGGAGCTTGCTTTGGTTTTACGTCCCTTTAGTTACGACTGAGCTCGAGGTCGATACCAAAAAGTCGCCTCACTTGAAAGGTTGCTCAATCTCTGATGCTCACAACTTGCAAGCGACTTTGCATGCAGTGGCCGGTTGGAATGGGCGGGACAGCCAGTTCGAGCTCAAGGTCAAGAGGAGTCTGGCTTTGGTCAACAAGTCTTGTGGCCTTTTAAGGGAGGAGTCCAGAGTTCCAGAATGTTGGAGGGTGGAGAAGAACAAAGGGATGGTGTTCAATGACAAAACTGGAGAATGGGTCTTGGATCCTCCACCTTCACCAAATAAAATGCTGTTTAATAAGTTATCTATAAATTAG
- the LOC133812964 gene encoding large ribosomal subunit protein eL32z-like, giving the protein MAVPLLTKKIVKKRVKQFKRPQWDRKISVKTSWRRPKGIDSRVRRKFKGVTLMPNIGYGTDKKTRHYLPNGFKKFVVNNVKELELLMMHNRTYCAEIAHNVSTRKRKEIVERAAQLDVVVTNKLARLRSQEDE; this is encoded by the exons ATGGCGGTTCCCCTACTTACCAAGAAGATTGTGAAGAAGCGCGTCAAGCAGTTCAAGAGGCCCCAATGGGACAGAAAGATATCGGTTAAG ACCAGCTGGAGAAGGCCAAAGGGTATTGATTCCCGTGTGAGGAGGAAGTTCAAGGGTGTTACTTTGATGCCAAACATTGGTTACGGCACAGACAAGAAGACACGCCACTACCTTCCCAATGGATTCAAGAAATTTGTTGTGAACAATGTCAAAGAGCTTGAACTTCTGATGATGCACAACAG GACATACTGTGCTGAGATTGCTCACAACGTCTCAACCCGGAAGCGAAAGGAGATTGTTGAGCGAGCTGCCCAGTTGGATGTTGTTGTTACCAACAAGTTGGCTAGGTTGCGCAGCCAGGAGGATGAATGA